One segment of Leptospirillum ferrooxidans C2-3 DNA contains the following:
- a CDS encoding DUF3368 domain-containing protein produces the protein MLLLISDANILIDIEIGGLIAPMFRLEYQFAVPDILFYEELDGQHAHLLDMGLQPKELDEAMVARVSEFATKYPRPGRNDLFALVLAASEQCPLLTKDKNLKAAAESENVEVRGTLWLVNKMVQSGKITVHVARNAYQIMRAHGRRLPWNVAEEMLAELETTHQVQ, from the coding sequence ATGCTGCTACTCATCAGTGATGCGAACATTCTGATTGATATTGAGATTGGCGGTCTCATTGCGCCCATGTTCAGGCTCGAATATCAATTTGCAGTGCCTGACATTCTCTTTTATGAGGAGTTGGATGGGCAGCACGCCCATCTGCTTGATATGGGGCTCCAGCCAAAGGAGCTCGATGAGGCAATGGTCGCTCGCGTTAGCGAATTCGCCACAAAGTATCCACGACCAGGCCGCAATGATCTATTTGCTCTGGTTCTGGCTGCAAGCGAGCAATGCCCTCTGCTTACAAAAGACAAGAATCTGAAAGCGGCGGCTGAATCTGAAAATGTCGAAGTACGCGGAACACTGTGGTTGGTTAATAAAATGGTGCAATCCGGCAAGATTACGGTGCATGTCGCCCGCAACGCGTATCAAATCATGCGTGCCCATGGTCGAAGGCTACCTTGGAATGTGGCAGAAGAAATGTTGGCTGAGTTGGAAACTACGCATCAAGTGCAATAG
- the lysS gene encoding lysine--tRNA ligase, with the protein MNTTNQDHAELPEQERVRREKRQILLSNGIDPYGMAFPDRESIRDLKRKLLPWTKEGQDKDHLPESPIKSRIAGRVVLLRRFGKAFFATLQDNGDRFQIYVKKDRLPEGVFDIFNDTLDMGDHLGIEGTFFKTKTGEPTLEASSLWFLGKSVHPLPEKWHGLSDIETRYRQRYIDLIVNLPARQVFEDRSRILSLIRRFMDDRGFLEVETPMMHPSPGGALARPFVTHHNSLGTDLYLRIAPELYLKRLVVGGFTKVYEINRNFRNEGFSPRHNPEFTMMEFYMAYHSPEELMALTEALIPELCQKIRQKTTVQFGEHEIELMGPYRRISYLGSLKDHFALSEQDLFDETKLIECLKGAKIPIPPKRAGKPYFADLQNALFEETIEKGLIQPTFVTGYPKAISPLARSSKDNPEITDRFELFIGGIEIANGFMELNDPDDQLARFEAQMESRQAGDLEAPPPDLDYIRALEIGLPPTAGEGIGIDRLVMLLTEQTSIRDVLLFPQMKPEG; encoded by the coding sequence GTGAACACAACGAACCAAGATCACGCAGAACTCCCTGAACAGGAACGCGTTCGCCGGGAAAAAAGACAGATCCTCCTCTCAAACGGAATCGATCCTTACGGGATGGCTTTTCCGGATCGGGAATCCATCCGGGATCTGAAAAGGAAACTATTGCCATGGACGAAGGAAGGACAAGACAAGGACCATTTGCCTGAATCCCCGATCAAAAGCCGGATTGCAGGAAGAGTCGTTCTTCTAAGGCGCTTCGGAAAAGCCTTTTTTGCGACTCTTCAGGATAATGGAGACCGTTTTCAGATCTACGTCAAAAAGGATCGCCTTCCCGAAGGGGTTTTCGACATTTTTAACGATACCCTGGATATGGGAGACCATCTGGGTATCGAGGGGACTTTTTTCAAAACCAAGACGGGAGAGCCCACCCTTGAAGCCTCCAGCCTCTGGTTCCTTGGCAAATCGGTCCATCCCCTTCCTGAAAAATGGCATGGTCTATCGGATATTGAAACCCGTTACCGGCAACGTTACATAGACCTGATCGTCAATCTTCCCGCCCGTCAGGTTTTTGAAGACAGATCCCGGATTCTGTCCCTGATCCGAAGATTCATGGATGATCGGGGTTTTCTTGAAGTGGAAACACCCATGATGCATCCGTCTCCGGGCGGAGCGCTCGCACGCCCGTTCGTCACCCATCATAACTCTCTTGGAACGGACCTCTATCTCCGCATCGCCCCGGAGCTCTACCTCAAGCGACTGGTGGTCGGAGGATTTACAAAAGTCTACGAAATCAATCGAAACTTCAGGAATGAAGGATTCAGTCCGAGACACAATCCCGAGTTCACCATGATGGAATTCTATATGGCCTATCACTCCCCCGAAGAGTTGATGGCATTGACCGAAGCTCTGATCCCGGAGCTTTGCCAGAAGATCCGTCAGAAAACGACAGTCCAGTTTGGTGAACACGAAATCGAACTCATGGGACCGTACCGGAGGATCTCCTATCTTGGCTCCCTCAAGGATCATTTCGCCCTTTCCGAACAGGATCTGTTCGATGAGACAAAACTCATCGAATGCCTGAAGGGTGCAAAAATCCCTATCCCCCCCAAAAGAGCCGGGAAACCCTATTTTGCAGACCTTCAGAATGCCCTGTTTGAAGAAACGATTGAAAAGGGACTGATTCAGCCAACCTTCGTCACGGGTTATCCGAAAGCGATATCCCCGCTGGCTCGCTCTTCAAAGGACAACCCTGAGATTACCGACCGATTCGAGCTTTTCATCGGAGGAATCGAAATTGCCAATGGATTCATGGAGTTAAACGATCCCGACGATCAGCTCGCGCGCTTTGAGGCCCAGATGGAATCGCGACAGGCTGGCGACCTGGAGGCTCCCCCCCCGGATCTGGACTACATCCGGGCGCTTGAGATCGGGCTCCCCCCCACCGCCGGCGAAGGCATCGGAATCGATCGTCTTGTCATGCTTCTCACCGAACAAACCTCCATCCGGGATGTCCTCCTCTTTCCGCAAATGAAGCCGGAGGGCTGA
- a CDS encoding sugar transferase encodes MRLINGWLFVLCLMVADLSAFYLSLTVSYFSKVLFLGPLFGVVEPHALLYFLSLWWMPLVLVVVFSFEGLYGRRLPFWSETQKVTKSIFLSFLMLFTIISLDKLSGSTSRLIFLETGFFCVFLIPLVRHLIKPLLHRWGLGTLDVVLVGGEEGVRLVSLGLTRDHYMGIRPMAWICAPAGLPVEEISCRPGRSKEGNFLSEKKPPTLMCLGSWEDWRRGNIPLAVRGAVVAAPSLHAREVTGIANELHRDFRDVYIVPNVSQVNLVSSELIFLFYEEIFLLGIRNSLHSRLNRNIKSVVDWIFAFFLFLIFFIPALLIALLIRVSSPGSVIFTQKRYGYQGRTFSILKFRTMYKGAHESLEEMLSKNVEINTEYQRNHKLKHDPRVTPIGRWLRATSLDELPQLINVLKREMSLVGPRPAFEKEVFEHYGDQASEYMLVRPGITGLWQVTGRNDRPFDVRVRLDLWYIRNWSLWLDIMILFRTIGVVLLKKGSY; translated from the coding sequence GTGAGGCTCATAAACGGTTGGCTGTTCGTTCTCTGTCTTATGGTCGCTGATTTGTCGGCCTTCTATTTGTCATTGACAGTCTCCTATTTTTCAAAAGTTCTCTTTTTGGGTCCTCTTTTCGGTGTTGTGGAACCGCATGCTCTTCTGTATTTCCTCTCCTTGTGGTGGATGCCACTTGTGCTGGTTGTGGTCTTTTCCTTTGAAGGACTTTATGGGCGAAGACTTCCTTTTTGGTCCGAGACCCAGAAAGTGACAAAGTCCATTTTCCTTTCTTTCCTGATGCTTTTTACCATCATTTCCCTCGACAAGCTATCGGGAAGTACCTCCCGTCTCATTTTTCTGGAAACAGGGTTTTTCTGCGTTTTTCTCATTCCTTTAGTCCGTCATTTGATCAAACCCCTTCTCCATAGATGGGGTCTGGGGACGCTTGATGTGGTTCTGGTGGGTGGGGAAGAAGGCGTTCGGCTGGTTTCTCTGGGTCTGACGAGAGACCACTACATGGGAATAAGACCGATGGCCTGGATCTGTGCCCCTGCCGGGCTTCCTGTCGAGGAAATCTCCTGCCGTCCCGGGCGATCGAAGGAAGGCAATTTTCTTTCGGAAAAAAAGCCTCCAACCCTTATGTGCCTCGGAAGCTGGGAAGACTGGAGAAGAGGGAATATCCCCCTGGCAGTCCGGGGTGCCGTGGTTGCGGCACCCTCTCTTCACGCCAGGGAGGTAACAGGGATAGCCAATGAGCTCCATCGCGACTTTCGCGATGTCTATATTGTCCCCAATGTCTCCCAGGTCAACCTTGTCAGTAGTGAGCTGATTTTCCTGTTCTATGAGGAAATCTTCCTTCTGGGCATTCGAAACAGCCTTCACTCCCGCTTAAACCGAAACATCAAATCTGTTGTCGATTGGATATTTGCATTTTTTCTTTTTCTCATTTTCTTCATTCCAGCCCTTCTGATTGCCTTGTTGATCCGGGTCTCCTCTCCCGGTTCTGTGATCTTTACACAAAAGCGATATGGCTATCAGGGTAGAACCTTTTCGATCCTGAAATTTCGGACGATGTACAAGGGGGCTCACGAATCGCTTGAAGAGATGTTGTCCAAAAATGTGGAGATCAATACTGAATATCAAAGGAATCATAAACTGAAACACGACCCGCGTGTGACCCCGATCGGGCGATGGTTAAGGGCGACAAGCCTTGATGAGCTTCCCCAGCTCATCAATGTGCTGAAAAGGGAAATGAGCCTTGTTGGTCCTCGCCCCGCTTTTGAAAAAGAGGTCTTCGAACACTATGGGGATCAGGCGAGCGAGTATATGCTTGTGCGACCGGGAATAACGGGGCTCTGGCAGGTTACCGGCAGGAATGATCGTCCTTTCGATGTCCGGGTCAGGCTTGATCTCTGGTACATCCGCAACTGGTCTCTCTGGCTTGATATCATGATCCTGTTCAGGACCATCGGGGTTGTATTGCTCAAAAAAGGATCATACTGA
- a CDS encoding cation diffusion facilitator family transporter: MKSPAELISAGLSYFGFDGLSEEHDAHNHTSSHSHTHGHLDTTITATQEGIRAVKWSFLILLITAGLQFGIVLYSGSIALASDMIHNIADATTAFPLWVAFRLARLKPNARFHYGFGRVEDLAGVVIVLIILLSASLAAYEAIWRLVHPRILSHLGWIVVAGMAGFLGNEMVAIFRIRIGRKIKSAALIADGFHARTDAITSLAVVGGAIGVWMGFPLADPIVGFLISIAIFGIVWQSAMAVFRRMLDGSEPAIQDEVSHAAAHVQGIFSLKGIRARWVGHRICLEVDAIVDGSSSVSDANKCATALEEEIREHLPATLFVHVRICPDQE, from the coding sequence ATGAAAAGCCCCGCTGAACTGATTTCTGCCGGACTTTCCTATTTCGGTTTTGATGGCTTATCAGAAGAGCATGATGCTCACAACCATACCTCTTCGCATTCCCACACACATGGCCATCTCGACACCACCATCACGGCGACACAGGAAGGGATCCGGGCCGTCAAGTGGTCCTTTCTCATCCTTTTGATCACAGCCGGGTTGCAGTTCGGAATCGTCTTGTATTCGGGTAGCATCGCGCTGGCATCGGACATGATCCATAATATTGCCGATGCCACGACCGCCTTTCCCTTGTGGGTTGCATTCAGGTTGGCCCGCTTGAAGCCCAACGCCCGCTTCCATTATGGTTTTGGACGTGTGGAGGATCTGGCTGGGGTTGTCATTGTGCTCATTATCCTTTTGAGCGCCTCACTTGCCGCTTATGAGGCGATCTGGCGACTCGTTCATCCCAGGATCCTTAGCCATCTGGGCTGGATTGTGGTTGCAGGAATGGCAGGATTTTTAGGAAATGAAATGGTGGCTATTTTTCGCATTCGCATCGGGCGAAAAATCAAAAGCGCCGCATTGATCGCCGATGGGTTTCATGCGAGAACGGACGCCATCACAAGCCTCGCTGTGGTGGGGGGAGCCATTGGAGTCTGGATGGGATTCCCTCTTGCCGATCCAATCGTGGGTTTTTTGATATCGATTGCCATTTTCGGGATCGTCTGGCAATCGGCCATGGCTGTTTTCAGAAGGATGCTCGATGGCAGTGAGCCAGCCATTCAGGATGAGGTCAGCCATGCAGCAGCTCATGTCCAGGGAATCTTCTCCCTAAAAGGCATTCGCGCCCGCTGGGTTGGTCACAGGATTTGTCTTGAGGTCGATGCGATCGTTGACGGAAGTTCTTCTGTTTCTGATGCCAACAAATGCGCGACGGCCCTTGAGGAGGAGATCAGGGAACATCTTCCCGCCACGCTCTTTGTTCATGTCCGTATTTGTCCGGATCAAGAGTGA
- a CDS encoding ABC transporter ATP-binding protein has product MSRGYRIRCENLSKSYMMGKKELPVLKEINIDLPAGVFVALTGASGAGKSTLLHLVGTIDRPTMGRVIHGDRDVSELSEYDLASFRNRHIGFVFQFHHLLPEFTALENVLMPSWIAGKSLMEEVGVIENRARELLDRVGLSGRLSHKPSELSGGEQQRVAIARALVMNPSILLADEPTGNLDTHTSFEVFDLLRTVNHEQGITLIMATHNEALAERADRIIIMEDGRISGG; this is encoded by the coding sequence ATGAGCCGAGGATACCGGATCAGGTGTGAAAACCTCTCAAAATCGTACATGATGGGGAAAAAAGAACTCCCTGTTTTAAAGGAGATCAATATTGATCTTCCTGCCGGAGTTTTTGTCGCACTCACCGGAGCATCAGGTGCCGGAAAAAGTACGCTTCTTCATCTGGTTGGCACCATTGATCGCCCCACCATGGGCCGGGTCATCCATGGAGACAGGGATGTTTCGGAGTTGTCCGAATACGACCTCGCCTCCTTCAGAAACCGGCATATCGGCTTTGTCTTTCAGTTCCACCATCTTCTTCCGGAGTTTACCGCTCTTGAAAATGTCCTGATGCCATCGTGGATTGCAGGAAAATCCCTCATGGAAGAAGTCGGCGTTATCGAAAACAGAGCCCGGGAGCTTTTGGACCGGGTCGGTCTCTCAGGAAGACTCTCCCACAAGCCATCGGAACTCTCGGGAGGTGAACAGCAGAGGGTAGCCATCGCAAGGGCCCTGGTCATGAACCCGTCCATTCTCCTCGCGGATGAACCGACCGGGAATCTCGACACCCATACAAGTTTTGAAGTCTTTGATCTCTTGAGAACGGTCAACCATGAACAGGGTATCACCCTGATCATGGCGACCCATAATGAAGCCCTTGCTGAACGCGCGGACCGCATAATCATCATGGAAGATGGCCGGATCTCCGGGGGATAA
- a CDS encoding 2Fe-2S iron-sulfur cluster-binding protein, with the protein MPIVTIMPSGKTKEAESGTRILDILVEAGENIGHKCDGKASCGTCHIFVNEGRKTLSKTERLENERLDAVVGVGSKSRLACQAKLGAENVTVELLGFSSGY; encoded by the coding sequence ATGCCAATCGTCACCATCATGCCATCGGGAAAAACCAAAGAAGCAGAAAGCGGAACAAGAATTCTCGACATCCTCGTCGAGGCCGGAGAAAACATCGGCCACAAATGTGACGGAAAGGCATCCTGCGGAACGTGCCATATTTTTGTCAACGAAGGACGAAAGACCCTATCCAAAACGGAACGTCTCGAAAATGAACGACTCGATGCGGTCGTCGGTGTGGGATCCAAATCCCGTCTCGCCTGCCAGGCTAAGCTCGGAGCGGAAAATGTGACCGTCGAACTCTTAGGATTCTCCTCCGGCTACTGA
- a CDS encoding B12-binding domain-containing radical SAM protein, giving the protein MKLLLISANREPFPDPVFPLGLAYVAEAVRRQGHEIRVLDLAFSKSPVQDIARVVAEESPEVIAFSFRNLDNAAYPLTRFYLPDYQTLVQTAKDAAALSRKIKTPSGRPWLIAGGSAFSLMPRMMLDALGVDYGVEGEGEDAFPALLWALEEGLSPLDIPGVFGAEQIPLPLAFSEQSFKGGISRSQKKYSFDGSTWSRMIPARDLFQIRRYGRVGGMANIQTKRGCVFHCRYCTYPVLEGSTHRLRDPESVADEIQEIVERDHIRSFFFVDSVFNIPTSHAEGIADALIRRKLRIRWSAYASPSGLTLPILQKMAAAGCDGLEVGSDSADKSTLVALGKGFSRDQILDVSEHCRKAGIALCHSLIFGGPGETPETVKNTCRTIDETKPMAVVVMAGVRLYPRTPMGDWALETGHVKEAKDFLAPVFYIDPSVKTFLLPYLEQFAAKRGNWILPGVVAPLRPITQKLIRFVGYKKPLWHLLRYGVFKDRVYRDR; this is encoded by the coding sequence TTGAAACTTCTTCTGATTTCAGCAAACAGGGAACCATTCCCGGATCCGGTTTTTCCTCTTGGTCTCGCCTATGTTGCAGAGGCCGTGCGTCGGCAAGGCCATGAAATCAGGGTACTGGATCTGGCTTTTTCAAAATCTCCCGTTCAAGACATCGCCCGGGTGGTTGCAGAAGAATCTCCTGAAGTCATCGCCTTTTCCTTTCGGAATCTGGACAACGCTGCCTATCCCCTAACCCGCTTCTACCTTCCCGATTATCAGACTCTTGTTCAAACGGCAAAGGATGCCGCAGCTCTTTCTCGAAAAATCAAAACGCCATCAGGGCGGCCCTGGCTGATTGCCGGTGGGTCGGCATTCAGCCTGATGCCAAGGATGATGCTTGACGCACTGGGTGTTGATTACGGGGTCGAGGGAGAAGGAGAAGATGCCTTTCCAGCCCTTCTTTGGGCATTGGAGGAAGGTCTCTCACCTCTCGATATCCCCGGAGTCTTTGGGGCAGAGCAGATTCCCCTTCCCCTCGCATTTTCCGAACAATCCTTCAAAGGGGGCATCTCCCGATCGCAAAAGAAATATTCTTTTGACGGCTCGACATGGAGCCGGATGATACCGGCCCGGGATCTTTTCCAGATCAGACGATATGGCCGTGTCGGAGGAATGGCCAACATACAGACCAAAAGGGGATGCGTCTTTCATTGCCGCTACTGCACCTACCCTGTTCTTGAGGGATCAACCCACAGGCTCCGGGATCCGGAAAGTGTCGCTGATGAAATTCAGGAAATCGTTGAACGGGACCATATCCGTTCATTTTTCTTTGTCGACAGTGTCTTCAATATTCCCACCTCCCACGCCGAGGGGATTGCTGACGCACTGATTCGAAGAAAACTCAGGATCAGATGGTCCGCCTATGCCTCTCCATCCGGATTGACGCTTCCTATTCTCCAGAAAATGGCGGCAGCGGGATGTGATGGACTTGAAGTCGGCAGCGATTCCGCTGACAAGTCGACTCTCGTGGCTCTGGGAAAAGGATTTTCCAGAGACCAGATCCTCGATGTCTCGGAACATTGCCGGAAGGCAGGTATTGCCCTCTGCCACAGCCTGATTTTTGGAGGTCCCGGAGAAACGCCAGAAACGGTGAAAAATACCTGCAGAACCATTGATGAGACCAAGCCGATGGCCGTGGTTGTCATGGCCGGAGTCAGGCTTTATCCCCGAACCCCAATGGGGGACTGGGCCCTCGAAACCGGCCACGTCAAGGAAGCGAAAGACTTTTTGGCACCTGTCTTTTATATAGACCCTTCCGTCAAAACATTTCTGCTTCCCTACCTCGAACAATTCGCAGCCAAAAGGGGCAACTGGATCCTTCCAGGGGTTGTGGCGCCGCTTCGCCCGATTACCCAAAAACTTATCCGGTTTGTCGGCTACAAAAAGCCTCTGTGGCATCTTCTTCGCTACGGAGTCTTTAAAGACCGGGTCTATCGGGACCGGTGA
- a CDS encoding helix-turn-helix domain-containing protein, producing MIGQRLYRARKAAGLSLRDLGARVGLTHAAIKKYEDELATPRSITLLKLARALNVRTEYFFRPETVALDRIEYRKRSSLPKKRLEAIAHEVIDQIERRIELENLFPSPPVLPFALVQGLPELVSDIAQIEDAAEAVRKAWDLGYDPIPDLIDVLETHGIRVFMIEVNADPKFNGLAASVNHMPVIVVGSNWPGDRQRFTLAHELGHLMLGDRLADGINEEIACNRFAGAFLIPRQSVTQELGAHRNYIEPKELALLKEEFGLSMSAILYRARDLGIVSTAWRDDQAKMFRIKGWHLTEPGKPYPPEEAHVFEQLVFHALGEDYIGESKAAELMKMSLTTFQTIRSLEGSNAATHQ from the coding sequence ATGATTGGTCAACGGTTGTACCGAGCACGAAAAGCAGCAGGTCTGTCGCTGCGTGATCTAGGGGCCCGAGTGGGACTCACACATGCCGCCATCAAGAAATATGAAGATGAGCTGGCAACCCCCCGGTCAATAACCCTACTGAAACTCGCACGCGCACTCAACGTACGCACAGAATATTTCTTCCGTCCGGAAACGGTTGCACTCGATCGAATCGAGTATCGCAAGCGCAGCTCTCTGCCGAAGAAGCGGCTTGAAGCGATTGCGCACGAAGTAATCGATCAGATCGAGCGGCGGATTGAGCTTGAAAATCTATTCCCGTCGCCACCGGTTCTTCCGTTTGCGCTTGTTCAAGGTTTGCCTGAATTGGTTAGCGACATCGCGCAAATTGAAGATGCTGCAGAAGCCGTCCGAAAGGCATGGGATCTCGGTTATGACCCTATCCCTGACCTAATCGACGTTTTGGAAACGCATGGCATTCGCGTATTCATGATCGAGGTCAATGCCGATCCAAAATTCAATGGTCTGGCTGCTTCCGTCAATCATATGCCAGTCATTGTTGTTGGCAGCAACTGGCCGGGTGACCGCCAGCGCTTCACTCTTGCCCATGAACTTGGGCATCTAATGCTCGGCGATCGACTGGCAGATGGCATCAATGAGGAAATTGCATGCAACCGATTTGCCGGTGCATTTCTCATTCCGCGTCAATCGGTCACACAAGAACTTGGAGCTCATCGCAACTACATTGAGCCAAAGGAATTAGCTCTGCTCAAGGAAGAATTTGGGCTTAGTATGTCTGCCATTCTTTACCGCGCTCGCGACTTGGGTATCGTTTCTACGGCATGGCGTGATGATCAGGCGAAAATGTTTCGCATAAAAGGGTGGCATCTAACAGAGCCAGGCAAGCCCTATCCGCCAGAGGAAGCACACGTCTTCGAGCAACTAGTTTTTCATGCTCTCGGTGAAGACTACATCGGCGAATCAAAGGCAGCTGAGTTGATGAAAATGTCGCTCACAACCTTCCAGACAATCCGATCTCTGGAAGGCAGTAATGCTGCTACTCATCAGTGA
- the mtnA gene encoding S-methyl-5-thioribose-1-phosphate isomerase, with product MVNAIVFDTPKNGPPSLHLIDQRRLPLETVTVTSTDHHDVANSIREMVVRGAPAIGIAAAYGIAIGSYEFTREKIDGAYPDWMEKVSRTLGKTRPTAVNLFWAIDRMRTLWSDLYAKGLTPLEITRVLYDEARSVHEEDISQNRSMGKFGQELFPESGSVLTHCNAGALATGGYGTALGVIRAAVEAGKKIHVFADETRPYLQGARLTAYELMADNIPTTLITDGMSASLMAKGKISAVIVGADRITRNGDVANKIGTYALAVLAHYHKIPFYVAAPFSTIDFVMETGNLIPIEERSSEEVTTIGHGNRVAPIGVDVYNPAFDVTPAGLITRIITERGVFKPQDLIHQIPSIQKTF from the coding sequence ATGGTAAATGCAATCGTCTTCGACACTCCCAAAAACGGACCACCGTCCCTCCATCTGATCGACCAGAGGCGTTTGCCCCTTGAAACGGTGACCGTTACTTCGACCGATCATCATGATGTTGCCAATTCCATTCGCGAAATGGTTGTCCGGGGAGCACCGGCAATCGGAATCGCCGCGGCTTATGGAATTGCCATCGGATCTTACGAGTTTACCCGGGAAAAGATCGATGGCGCCTATCCCGACTGGATGGAAAAGGTTTCAAGAACCCTCGGAAAAACCCGTCCGACCGCTGTCAATCTTTTTTGGGCGATCGACCGGATGAGAACTCTCTGGTCGGACCTTTACGCAAAAGGCTTGACACCGCTTGAGATCACACGGGTTCTTTACGACGAGGCGCGATCTGTCCACGAGGAAGACATTTCCCAGAATCGGTCCATGGGAAAGTTTGGCCAGGAGCTTTTTCCGGAATCGGGATCGGTCTTGACTCACTGCAATGCCGGTGCCTTGGCAACAGGAGGCTACGGAACAGCACTCGGAGTCATCCGAGCGGCAGTCGAGGCCGGAAAAAAAATTCATGTCTTCGCCGATGAAACAAGGCCCTATCTTCAGGGGGCCCGCTTGACCGCATATGAACTCATGGCCGATAACATCCCCACGACACTGATCACCGACGGAATGTCCGCCTCCCTGATGGCGAAGGGCAAGATTTCAGCGGTCATTGTCGGTGCCGACAGAATTACCCGAAACGGGGACGTTGCCAATAAGATCGGAACCTACGCCCTGGCGGTACTCGCCCATTATCACAAGATTCCCTTTTATGTCGCGGCCCCCTTTTCAACAATCGATTTTGTCATGGAAACAGGCAATCTGATTCCCATTGAGGAACGCTCATCGGAAGAGGTGACGACCATCGGTCATGGTAATCGTGTGGCACCGATCGGTGTGGATGTCTACAATCCCGCCTTCGATGTCACCCCTGCCGGGCTCATCACCAGAATCATCACGGAGCGCGGCGTTTTCAAACCTCAGGACCTGATTCATCAAATCCCTTCAATCCAGAAGACATTCTAA
- a CDS encoding lipoprotein-releasing ABC transporter permease subunit, with product MARFEWTVALRYLKSQRKQSGLSFQTFISISGVTVGVAALMATLAVMTGFQHKLRSKILGINSHIILTDGRGVPMAHPEMIQEQISKTKGVVAVSPFILGQAMLSSDGTVSGTVIRGIDPEGEKKVTSLSRYMISGHLRDLLTTNGKAKLPGIILGKDLADHLNLTPGDPVDVISPTGTPSAFGMIPKIRHFVLVGIFKSGLYEYDNTLALLSIDEARGFLAIPPGDVSGLEIRVNKIMNASPIAKTLSKSLGFPYWPRSWLQMNKNLFSALLLEKTVMFIILVLIVLVASFNIVSTLTMTVMDKGKEIAIMKAMGATQRQIMHIFMIDGLMIGGVGTLVGLPLGYLICFFLEHFYRLPNDVYFVSHIPVIIRMSDILSVSVAAIGVSFAATLYPSIRASRLDPIQAIRYE from the coding sequence ATGGCCCGTTTTGAATGGACGGTTGCGCTTCGCTATCTCAAATCCCAGCGAAAGCAGAGCGGACTCTCCTTCCAGACATTCATCTCCATTTCAGGGGTGACCGTGGGCGTTGCCGCTCTTATGGCAACCCTTGCCGTGATGACAGGCTTTCAGCACAAGCTGCGATCCAAGATCCTGGGGATCAATTCCCATATTATCCTGACGGATGGCCGGGGGGTTCCCATGGCACATCCAGAGATGATTCAGGAACAGATTTCCAAAACCAAAGGCGTTGTCGCTGTCTCACCGTTCATTCTGGGACAGGCGATGCTTTCTTCCGACGGAACCGTCTCGGGAACGGTCATCAGGGGCATTGATCCTGAAGGAGAGAAAAAAGTCACGAGTCTTTCAAGATATATGATTTCCGGCCATCTTCGGGATCTCCTGACCACCAACGGAAAAGCCAAACTCCCCGGAATCATACTTGGAAAGGATCTGGCGGATCACCTGAACCTGACCCCAGGCGACCCGGTCGATGTCATCAGCCCCACAGGAACCCCTTCAGCCTTTGGCATGATCCCCAAAATTCGACATTTCGTCCTCGTTGGCATCTTTAAAAGCGGTCTCTATGAATATGACAACACACTGGCCCTTCTCTCCATCGATGAGGCCAGAGGATTTCTTGCGATTCCACCCGGTGATGTCTCGGGTCTTGAAATACGGGTCAACAAGATCATGAATGCCTCCCCGATCGCAAAGACTCTTTCAAAATCGCTGGGATTCCCCTACTGGCCAAGGTCCTGGCTACAGATGAACAAGAACCTGTTCTCGGCGCTTCTTCTCGAAAAAACCGTAATGTTCATCATCCTCGTTCTCATCGTTCTGGTGGCCTCTTTCAATATTGTGAGCACACTGACCATGACGGTCATGGACAAGGGAAAAGAAATCGCCATCATGAAAGCAATGGGCGCCACACAAAGGCAGATCATGCATATTTTCATGATCGATGGACTCATGATAGGAGGGGTCGGAACCTTGGTCGGTCTCCCCCTGGGATATCTGATCTGCTTTTTTCTTGAACATTTCTATCGGCTGCCGAACGATGTTTACTTTGTCAGCCATATTCCGGTGATCATCCGGATGAGCGATATCCTTTCCGTCTCTGTTGCCGCCATCGGCGTGAGCTTTGCGGCAACACTGTACCCATCGATCAGGGCCTCAAGGCTTGATCCCATTCAGGCGATACGGTACGAATGA